A part of Rhodamnia argentea isolate NSW1041297 chromosome 8, ASM2092103v1, whole genome shotgun sequence genomic DNA contains:
- the LOC115737928 gene encoding uncharacterized protein LOC115737928 isoform X2 has protein sequence MGGCFGCCLKPKPTTAVDAPSKGSEIHDRKLKNPSKSENFWSTSTLDMDNSAVQSQGSISSISTSNQTIDPQAGNPGTPSEFVNHGLILWNQTRQRWIGNKRSENQTQQVQPKLNWNATYDNLLGSDKPFPHPIPLSEMVDFLVDTWEQEGLYD, from the exons ATGGG AGGTTGTTTTGGATGCTGTTTGAAGCCCAAACCGACTACTGCAGTGGATGCGCCATCAAAAGGGTCAGAAATTCATGATCGGAAGTTGAAAAATCCAAGCAAATCAGAAAACTTCTGGAGCACTAGCACGTTAGATATGGACAATAGTGCAGTTCAGTCCCAGGGGAGCATCTCATCAATCAGTACTTCAAACCAGACTATTGACCCACAAGCTGGCAATCCTGGGACGCCGTCTGAATTTGTTAATCATG GTCTTATACTCTGGAATCAGACTAGACAGCGTTGGATAGGTAACAAGAGGTCTGAGAACCAGACGCAACAAGTTCAACCTAAATTAAA CTGGAATGCTACATATGATAACTTACTTGGGAGCGATAAGCCCTTCCCACATCCTATCCCTCTCTCA GAAATGGTGGATTTTCTCGTGGACACCTGGGAACAGGAGGGACTATACGACTGA
- the LOC115737925 gene encoding glucan endo-1,3-beta-glucosidase 14 isoform X1, which yields MKDFSYFFLWLLLIFFFTSPNVILTAHAFTGTYGVCYGRIADNIPAPSRVATLLRQAKIKNIRIYDADHTVLTGFKNSGIEIVVGLGNEYLKDISVGEDRAMNWIKENVQPFLPGTLIRGIAIGNEILGSTDPELWEVLLPAAENVYSALHRLGLTDNIQVQTAHSEAVFASSYPPSAGAFREDVLQYMKPLLQFFSRIESPFFINAYPFLAYKSDPAEIDIKYALFQSNKGIYDNKTHLHYDNMFEAQVDAAYAALEKVGFPKMEVIVSETGWASKGDTDEAGASLKNAKTYNYNLRKKLAKKKGTPYRPKIAVKAYVFALFNENLKPGPTSERNFGLFKADGSISYNIGFPGLVSSKAASTRISFKEFFSSSYVLALTTGAAVLLLDSLSQ from the exons ATGAAGGATTTCTCTTATTTCTTCCTCTGGCTCctcctcattttctttttcacgtcTCCTAATG TTATTTTGACAGCGCATGCTTTCACGGGGACGTATGGAGTGTGCTATGGAAGAATCGCGGATAACATACCTGCGCCTAGTCGCGTGGCGACACTCCTCAGACAGGCGAAGATCAAGAACATCAGAATCTATGATGCCGATCACACCGTCCTCACCGGCTTTAAGAACTCGGGCATTGAAATAGTCGTCGGCCTCGGCAATGAGTATTTGAAAGATATAAGTGTAGGTGAGGACCGTGCGATGAATTGGATTAAAGAGAATGTCCAGCCGTTCCTCCCGGGGACCCTCATCCGTGGAATCGCCATAGGAAATGAGATTTTAGGAAGTACTGATCCCGAACTTTGGGAAGTCTTGCTTCCGGCAGCTGAAAATGTCTATAGCGCGCTTCACCGCCTAGGCTTGACCGATAACATCCAAGTCCAGACCGCGCATTCAGAAGCCGTCTTTGCGTCTTCGTATCCTCCTTCTGCAGGGGCCTTCAGGGAGGATGTCCTTCAATACATGAAGCCGCTTCTACAGTTCTTCTCCCGGATTGAATCTCCATTTTTCATAAACGCATATCCCTTTCTAGCATATAAGAGTGATCCTGCGGAAATCGACATTAAGTACGCCCTCTTCCAATCAAATAAGGGGATATATGATAATAAGACTCATCTACATTACGACAACATGTTTGAGGCTCAGGTAGATGCAGCATATGCTGCTCTTGAAAAGGTCGGGTTCCCAAAGATGGAGGTCATCGTGTCGGAAACAGGCTGGGCTTCCAAGGGCGACACAGACGAAGCTGGGGCCTCACTGAAGAACGCCAAGACTTACAACTATAACCTGCGGAAAAAGCTTGCTAAGAAAAAGGGTACGCCTTACAGGCCTAAGATCGCTGTGAAGGCATATGTGTTCGCGTTGTTCAACGAGAATTTGAAGCCCGGACCAACCTCCGAAAGGAACTTCGGATTGTTTAAGGCCGATGGAAGCATCTCATACAATATCGGGTTTCCTGGTCTTGTGTCTTCTAAAGCAGCCTCGACCCGGATCTCTTTCAAG
- the LOC115737925 gene encoding glucan endo-1,3-beta-glucosidase 14 isoform X2 yields MKDFSYFFLWLLLIFFFTSPNAHAFTGTYGVCYGRIADNIPAPSRVATLLRQAKIKNIRIYDADHTVLTGFKNSGIEIVVGLGNEYLKDISVGEDRAMNWIKENVQPFLPGTLIRGIAIGNEILGSTDPELWEVLLPAAENVYSALHRLGLTDNIQVQTAHSEAVFASSYPPSAGAFREDVLQYMKPLLQFFSRIESPFFINAYPFLAYKSDPAEIDIKYALFQSNKGIYDNKTHLHYDNMFEAQVDAAYAALEKVGFPKMEVIVSETGWASKGDTDEAGASLKNAKTYNYNLRKKLAKKKGTPYRPKIAVKAYVFALFNENLKPGPTSERNFGLFKADGSISYNIGFPGLVSSKAASTRISFKEFFSSSYVLALTTGAAVLLLDSLSQ; encoded by the exons ATGAAGGATTTCTCTTATTTCTTCCTCTGGCTCctcctcattttctttttcacgtcTCCTAATG CGCATGCTTTCACGGGGACGTATGGAGTGTGCTATGGAAGAATCGCGGATAACATACCTGCGCCTAGTCGCGTGGCGACACTCCTCAGACAGGCGAAGATCAAGAACATCAGAATCTATGATGCCGATCACACCGTCCTCACCGGCTTTAAGAACTCGGGCATTGAAATAGTCGTCGGCCTCGGCAATGAGTATTTGAAAGATATAAGTGTAGGTGAGGACCGTGCGATGAATTGGATTAAAGAGAATGTCCAGCCGTTCCTCCCGGGGACCCTCATCCGTGGAATCGCCATAGGAAATGAGATTTTAGGAAGTACTGATCCCGAACTTTGGGAAGTCTTGCTTCCGGCAGCTGAAAATGTCTATAGCGCGCTTCACCGCCTAGGCTTGACCGATAACATCCAAGTCCAGACCGCGCATTCAGAAGCCGTCTTTGCGTCTTCGTATCCTCCTTCTGCAGGGGCCTTCAGGGAGGATGTCCTTCAATACATGAAGCCGCTTCTACAGTTCTTCTCCCGGATTGAATCTCCATTTTTCATAAACGCATATCCCTTTCTAGCATATAAGAGTGATCCTGCGGAAATCGACATTAAGTACGCCCTCTTCCAATCAAATAAGGGGATATATGATAATAAGACTCATCTACATTACGACAACATGTTTGAGGCTCAGGTAGATGCAGCATATGCTGCTCTTGAAAAGGTCGGGTTCCCAAAGATGGAGGTCATCGTGTCGGAAACAGGCTGGGCTTCCAAGGGCGACACAGACGAAGCTGGGGCCTCACTGAAGAACGCCAAGACTTACAACTATAACCTGCGGAAAAAGCTTGCTAAGAAAAAGGGTACGCCTTACAGGCCTAAGATCGCTGTGAAGGCATATGTGTTCGCGTTGTTCAACGAGAATTTGAAGCCCGGACCAACCTCCGAAAGGAACTTCGGATTGTTTAAGGCCGATGGAAGCATCTCATACAATATCGGGTTTCCTGGTCTTGTGTCTTCTAAAGCAGCCTCGACCCGGATCTCTTTCAAG
- the LOC115737928 gene encoding uncharacterized protein LOC115737928 isoform X1 yields the protein MHGSRGCFGCCLKPKPTTAVDAPSKGSEIHDRKLKNPSKSENFWSTSTLDMDNSAVQSQGSISSISTSNQTIDPQAGNPGTPSEFVNHGLILWNQTRQRWIGNKRSENQTQQVQPKLNWNATYDNLLGSDKPFPHPIPLSEMVDFLVDTWEQEGLYD from the exons ATGCATGGG AGCAGAGGTTGTTTTGGATGCTGTTTGAAGCCCAAACCGACTACTGCAGTGGATGCGCCATCAAAAGGGTCAGAAATTCATGATCGGAAGTTGAAAAATCCAAGCAAATCAGAAAACTTCTGGAGCACTAGCACGTTAGATATGGACAATAGTGCAGTTCAGTCCCAGGGGAGCATCTCATCAATCAGTACTTCAAACCAGACTATTGACCCACAAGCTGGCAATCCTGGGACGCCGTCTGAATTTGTTAATCATG GTCTTATACTCTGGAATCAGACTAGACAGCGTTGGATAGGTAACAAGAGGTCTGAGAACCAGACGCAACAAGTTCAACCTAAATTAAA CTGGAATGCTACATATGATAACTTACTTGGGAGCGATAAGCCCTTCCCACATCCTATCCCTCTCTCA GAAATGGTGGATTTTCTCGTGGACACCTGGGAACAGGAGGGACTATACGACTGA